GTTATAGGGATGAGCTTTTCCACTTATATCATTGGGGTTGAAAAAAAATTCTTATCACGAAAAGATGCAGTTGCAAGAGTCCTGAAAATTTTAAGATTCTTTTATAATAGCCGCCAAAGTAAGGAGATGAATGCAACAGGTTACAAAGGATTCTATTATCACTTTTTGAAAATGAATACTGGTGAAAGAGCATGGAAATGCGAATTATCAACGATCGATACAGCACTTTTCATTGCCGGTGCTTTGTCAGTAGCCATTTATTTTTCAGGAGATGATGAAGAAGAAAAACAAATAAGCGAAGTTGCTGATAAATTGTACAGGAGAATTGATTGGCAATGGGCTTTGAATGGCGGGGATACTATCAGTCATGGATGGAAACCCCGATCTGGGTTTCTTCCTTATAGGTGGGATAACAATTTTAGTGAAGCGATCATAATGTATGTGTTGGCACTCGGATCTCCAACCTATCCAATAAAACCTAGAGGGTATCAAAAATGGATCAACACTTTTGGGCTAACAAAGGCATACGATATTGAATATCTCTATGCAGGTCCACTATTCATACATCAGTTTTCCCACATGTGGATCGATTTTAGAGGAATACACGATGCATTTAATAAAAAAGCAGGATTCGATTATTTTCAAAATAGTAAACGGGCAACATATGTGCACCAGCAATACGCAATTGAAAATAAGCAAGGATTTGAGCATTATGGAGAATTTTGCTGGGGACTAACTGCAAGTGATGGGCCAGGAAGAATGATATTAAAAATAAATGGGGAACGCAGAAAATTTTACGATTATATTGCTCGTGGCGCACCCTTTGGTCCTGATGATGGCACTGTATCTCCATGGGCAGTAGTAGCTTCGCTTCCATTTGCTCCGGAGATAGTAATTAATACGATTCGTCATGCTATCGAAAAACTTAATTTAAAACCGCATAGGTTATATGGATTTGATGCAAGCTTCAATCCAACTTTTCCTGAAAAAACAACTAACTCTCACGGATGGGTCTCTCCGTGGAGGTTCGGATTAAATCAAGGTCCTATTGTAATTATGATTGAAAATTATTGTAGTGAAATGATCTGGAATATTATGAAGGAATGCCCATACATCATCAAAGGACTGAAAAGGGCAGGCTTTACAGATGGATGGTTGGAGAAAGAGTAATTTGGTTTAGAGAATAACAATTTGCTTTCACTATCATTTAACATATTTCTGATATTTAAGTGCCCTAATTATTTAGATCTAACTCAATTTGTTTTAGTTGTTATAGACCATATGTAAACGCCAAAAATTCCAATTACAAAATTTATAAGTATTGTGCTTAAAGGAAGCATATAATAAAGTCCAAGTACATTAGCAGGCTGATGTTTTAAAATATTTCCATCTTTATAAATAAAACCTAACAATAATATTATTAAACATGAAATGAGAATTGAACCAATTTCAATTTTTATAGCTAGGGACATGATCGATTGAATTGTTGGTAACCCCTCTTTTTTATTTTTTAAAAAGATAGTACAGGCAAGTAATAAAATAGCAAAACAAATATTGCCTAAATATAATAGCCACACATTAGAATATGTATCGTTTCTAAAAAGAAAAAATACAGGTAAACAATATGCAATAGAACATATTAGACTTGGTTTAACATGTGAAAATAGTTTTTTCATAATTTAAAATTATTTAAGTAAAAATACATTTATCTATTCGTTAGGATATTGTCAATAAACTCTGCACTAAATAATTGAAATGCTCTCTCATCTGTTTAACTATACTCAGCATTTGTAGCTTTACTATGCAATGTTATATTCAACTAATTACCAAGCCTCATCACCTCATATAACATTCCTTGTCTACATTCTCGGTAAGGTAGTCCTAATTTGATTAATCTGTTGGTAAGTTCTGTTTTTTAGTCTTAAGTAATATGATCAACAAGAATACAATTTCTTACATCTTCTGCTGAATTCCCTACTTTCCTGATAATTGATAAAAGCTTTTCAAAGCCAATTCCAAAATGTGTTGACCACCAAATAAATTCGCCCATATCATTACTGTCTATTCTATCCATATTGGATGGCAATTTCATTTTCAGATCTTTGCTCATAACTTAATATGTATTTGGAACCTTGAATTGTAACCGAACTTAAACTGCAAAGCTCCCATTATTGGATCCATTAAGGGAGAGATAAGCATTGCACCAATAATAACTGCCGGAGAATTTACATTTAATCTTAAAGATGCAACAAATATAGCGAAGATGAGAACCCCATAAATTAGTACCAAGGAAAATGATAGCATTTTCAATATTCATCAAAACTGTTCCAAGGCTTCTTTCTAAACTTATCGAAAAAGTTTACACTCATAATAACAGTTTAATTAAATAAATTTTTCCACCGGATTATAAATTTACAAATCATTCCTATATCATAAGTAATATATGACGCTTATAAAAACATAAATTAATGCATTAATTGGGCATTTTTACTTTTAGGCAATAAATTCCCCTCTTGGCAAAAACTATAAAGTAAGA
The Ferruginibacter albus DNA segment above includes these coding regions:
- a CDS encoding glucoamylase family protein encodes the protein MKDKKKKDLPVTDPQGTDNEMLEKLQRETFDYFLNAVDPVTGLIADKTQPNFPSSIAVIGMSFSTYIIGVEKKFLSRKDAVARVLKILRFFYNSRQSKEMNATGYKGFYYHFLKMNTGERAWKCELSTIDTALFIAGALSVAIYFSGDDEEEKQISEVADKLYRRIDWQWALNGGDTISHGWKPRSGFLPYRWDNNFSEAIIMYVLALGSPTYPIKPRGYQKWINTFGLTKAYDIEYLYAGPLFIHQFSHMWIDFRGIHDAFNKKAGFDYFQNSKRATYVHQQYAIENKQGFEHYGEFCWGLTASDGPGRMILKINGERRKFYDYIARGAPFGPDDGTVSPWAVVASLPFAPEIVINTIRHAIEKLNLKPHRLYGFDASFNPTFPEKTTNSHGWVSPWRFGLNQGPIVIMIENYCSEMIWNIMKECPYIIKGLKRAGFTDGWLEKE
- a CDS encoding DUF3606 domain-containing protein, whose protein sequence is MSKDLKMKLPSNMDRIDSNDMGEFIWWSTHFGIGFEKLLSIIRKVGNSAEDVRNCILVDHIT